A single Lolium perenne isolate Kyuss_39 chromosome 6, Kyuss_2.0, whole genome shotgun sequence DNA region contains:
- the LOC127307820 gene encoding inorganic pyrophosphatase 2, with translation MAASNGAGVVVVFDFDKTIIDCDSDNWVVDALGATQRFEELLLHLPWNSAIDAMMGELHSQGKSTEEIAGSMRTAPLSPHVVAAIETAHALGCELRILSDANAFFIDAVLAHHGLAGYFTEISTNPAHVDAAGRLRISPYHDFHHGSSHGCTLATCPPNMCKGKVMEEILHELSMDGGKTRRRVVYLGDGRGDYCPTLKLTQRDYMMPRKGYPVWDLIVADRRAVRADVRGWADAEDLETVLLDIIHECAAAAKMEEDGGHQVVVPAECRSLPLASAPELTMPVLPKAIQAPN, from the exons ATGGCCGCGAGCAATGGCGCcggtgtggtggtggtgttcgATTTCGACAAGACGATCATCGACTGCGATAGCGACAACTGGGTCGTCGACGCCCTCGGCGCCACCCAGCGGTTCGAagagctgcttctccacctcccctGGAATTCCGCCATT GACGCCATGATGGGCGAGCTGCACTCGCAGGGCAAGTCGACCGAGGAGATCGCGGGCAGCATGAGGACGGCGCCGCTGTCGCCTCACGTCGTGGCGGCCATCGAGACCGCGCACGCCCTCGGGTGCGAGCTGCGGATCCTCAGCGACGCAAACGCcttcttcatcgacgccgtcctcgcgcACCACGGCCTCGCCGGCTACTTCACCGAGATCAGCACCAACCCCGCCCATGTCGACGCCGCCGGCCGCCTCAGGATATCCCCCTACCACGACTTCCATCATGGCAGTAGCCATGGCTGCACCCTCGCCACCTGCCCTCCCAACATGTGCAAG GGCAAGGTGATGGAGGAGATTCTCCATGAACTGTCCATGGATGgggggaagacgaggaggagagtggtATACCTCGGCGACGGCAGGGGCGACTACTGCCCGACCCTAAAGCTGACCCAACGGGACTACATGATGCCCAGGAAGGGCTACCCCGTGTGGGACCTCATCGTCGCCGACCGCCGCGCCGTCCGCGCCGACGTGCGCGGGTGGGCCGACGCCGAGGACCTGGAGACGGTGCTGCTCGACATCATACATgagtgcgccgccgccgccaagatGGAGGAAGACGGTGGCCATCAGGTGGTGGTGCCAGCTGAATGTCGCTCCCTGCCGTTGGCCTCTGCTCCCGAGCTGACGATGCCAGTTCTCCCCAAGGCAATTCAGGCGCCCAACTGA
- the LOC139832445 gene encoding uncharacterized protein, translated as MGSNSPPVDPITATSAAATNTTTATAAAMTGAHALQGAAAAANGDQAAAAPRASTSCPLLWRTTPAPRAIRFELAEIKAGQHPPAPPAATAARTTVQQPAHTLGGPGGFATPFAASTSFNPGRQEGAPEVPPLAQQPPRFTKLEFATYDGATDPLNWLNQCEQFFRGQRTLNTDRTWIASYHLRGAAQTWYYALEQDEGGMPSWERFRDLCLQRFGPTLRGSRLAELGRLAFTTTVQDFADRFQALACHAPGVSARQRADLFVGGLPDYIRVDVEMREPADLQTAMYYARAYEQRAIAMQQVYAQRGSARPALRPAPTPTAPPRPAPAAAHTGPPAPTRPFKRLTAAEQLERRRQGLCFNCDEKYAPGHTCARLFYLETVDDADVEALTAELAAATVTEAGVTTYAPVDASAFVVSLHAMAGIKTAKTMLLPVTINGERLTALVDTGSTHNFLSNTAMRRLALQPAGSEKYSVTVANGDRLTCQGVARQVPVLVGDEPFSIDCVGIDLGCYDFILGLDFLSTLGPILWDLDVLSLIFWREGGRRVHWTGLGSTGASPQLHLMAAALDEAHPLLADLLQQHGDLFDEPQGLPPSRPCDHRIHLLPNTAPVAVRPYRYPQLQKDELERQVAVMLAQGIIRISTSPFCAPVLLVRKADGTWHFCIDFRALNTVTSKDKFPIPVVDELLDELHGARFFTKLDLTSASSPRLSRACFAFSWDEEAATAFAALQRALTTGPVLQMPDFDEPFVVDCDASGIGFGAVLHQGEGPLAFFSRPFTARHHKLAAYECELIGLVQARLSTVLQHQWISKLFGFDFTVEYRPGRLNTVADALSRRDIDDAADAPTVGAALCIHSGPSFAFIDEVRRATAEAADAQQLRQCLADGELAAPWRLDEGLLLHGRRIFVPDHGDLRHQALSLAHSAGHEGVQKTLHRLRADFYIPGDGVLVRACVTCQRNKTETLRPAGLLQPLDVPSQVWADISMDFIEGLPKVGGKSVILTVVDRFSKYAHFIALGHPYTAASVARAFFDGIVRLHGFPSSIVSDRDPVFTGHVWRDLFGLAGVKLRMSTAFHPQTDGQSEVVNKIIAMYLRCITGDRPRAWVDWLAWVEYCYNTS; from the exons ATGGGCTCCAACAGCCCCCCCGTCGACCCCATCACCGCcacgtccgccgccgccaccaacaccaccaccgccaccgccgccgccatgaCCGGCGCCCACGCGCTGCagggagccgccgccgccgccaacggagaccaggccgccgccgccccacggGCCTCGACCTCCTGCCCGCTACTTTGGCGGACCACGCCGGCGCCTCGCGCCATCCGTTTCGAGCTCGCGGAGATCAAGGCCGGCCAGCACCCGCCGGCCCCACCGGCCGCC ACTGCGGCACGGACGACGGTTCAGCAGCCCGCCCACACCCTTGGCGGTCCTGGCGGGTTTGCGACCCCCTTCGCCGCGAGCACGTCCTTCAACCCGGGCCGCCAGGAGGGCGCCCCCGAGGTCCCGCCTCTGGCACAGCAGCCGCCCCGCTTCACCAAGCTGGAGTTCGCCACCTACGACGGCGCCACCGATCCCCTGAACTGGCTGAACCAGTGTGAGCAGTTCTTTCGGGGGCAGCGGACGCTCAACACCGACCGCACGTGGATCGCCTCCTATCACCTACGGGGCGCCGCGCAGACTTGGTACTACGCCCTCGAGCAGGACGAGGGCGGGATGCCGTCCTGGGAGCGCTTCCGCGACCTGTGCCTCCAGCGGTTTGGGCCGACCCTACGCGGAAGCCGCCTCGCCGAGCTGGGACGCCTCGCCTTCACCACCACGGTCCAGGACTTCGCCGACCGTTTTCAGGCGCTCGCGTGCCATGCCCCGGGCGTCTCGGCGCGGCAGCGCGCCGATCTCTTCGTCGGCGGCCTCCCCGACTACATCCGCGTCGACGTCGAGATGCGCGAGCCGGCGGACCTGCAGACGGCCATGTACTACGCACGGGCCTACGAGCAGCGGGCCATCGCCATGCAGCAGGTCTACGCGCAACGTGGCAGTGCTCGTCCCGCGCTCCGACCCGCCCCGACGCCCACCGCCCCGCCGCGCCCCGCGCCGGCCGCCGCCCACACGGGCCCTCCTGCGCCGACTCGCCCCTTCAAGCGGCTGACGGCTGCGGAGCAGCTCGAGCGGCGCCGCCAGGGGCTGTGCTTCAACTGCGACGAGAAGTACGCGCCGGGCCACACGTGCGCCCGCCTCTTCTACCTGGAGACCGTCGACGACGCCGACGTGGAGGCCCTCACCGCCGAGCTCGCGGCCGCCACCGTCACTGAGGCCGGTGTCACGACCTACGCGCCGGTCGATGCGTCCGCCTTCGTCGTCTCTCTTCATGCTATGGCGGGCATCAAGACGGCAAAGACGATGCTGCTCCCGGTGACGATCAATGGGGAGCGTCTCACTGCGCTGGTGGACACGGGTTCGACGCACAACTTCCTATCCAACACCGCCATGCGCCGCCTCGCTCTCCAGCCGGCGGGATCGGAGAAATACAGCGTTACCGTCGCCAACGGGGACCGTCTTACGTGCCAGGGCGTGGCGCGACAGGTTCCCGTGCTCGTAGGCGACGAGCCATTCTCCATCGACTGCGTcggcatcgacttgggctgctaCGACTTCATCCTCGGCCTCGACTTCCTGAGCACCTTAGGCCCCATCCTTTGGGACCTCGACGTGCTGTCCCTCATCTTCTGGCGCGAGGGCGGCCGCCGTGTTCACTGGACGGGCTTGGGCAGCACTGGCGCATCCCCGCAGCTCCACCTGATGGCCGCCGCGCTTGACGAGGCACACCCGCTCCTGGCCGACTTACTGCAGCAGCACGGCGACCTCTTCGACGAGCCGCAGGGCCTCCCTCCCTCGCGGCCCTGTGACCACCGCATACACCTGCTGCCGAACACGGCGCCCGTCGCTGTGCGGCCGTACCGGTACCCCCAGCTGCAGAAGGACGAGCTCGAGCGCCAGGTGGCGGTCATGCTAGCACAGGGCATCATCCGGATTTCGACGTCGCCGTTCTGCGCCCCCGTGCTCCTTGTGCGCAAGGCCGACGGCACGTGGCACTTCTGCATCGACTTTCGCGCCCTCAACACCGTCACGTCCAAGGACAAGTTCCCCATCCCCGTCGTGGATGAGCTCCTGGACGAGCTGCATGGCGCGcgcttcttcaccaagctcgactt GACTTCGGCCTCATCGCCGCGCCTCTCACGCGCCTGCTTCGCCTTCTCTTGGGACGAGGAGGCGGCCACGGCCTTCGCCGCCCTGCAGCGGGCACTCACGACGGGCCCCGTTCTTCAGATGCCGGACTTCGACGAGCCGTTCGTGGTGGACTGCGACGCCTCCGGCATCGGCTTCGGCGCCGTCCTTCACCAGGGCGAGGGGCCACTCGCTTTCTTCAGCCGCCCCTTCACCGCGCGCCACCACAAGCTCGCCGCATATGAGTGCGAGCTGATTGGGCTGGTCCAGGCA CGCCTCTCCACAGTGCTGCAGCATCAGTGGATCAGCAAGCTCTTCGGCTTCGACTTCACCGTCGAGTACCGCCCCGGCCGCCTCAACACAGTCGCCGACGCCCTGTCCCGCCGCGACATCGACGACGCCGCGGACGCGCCCACGGTCGGTGCGGCCCTCTGCATCCACTCCGGGCCATCTTTCGCCTTCATCGACGAGGTTCGCCGCGCTACTGCCGAGGCCGCGGATGCGCAGCAGCTGCGCCAGTGCCTGGCCGACGGCGAGCTGGCCGCGCCATGGCGCTTGGACGAGGGACTACTCCTCCATGGGCGCCGCATCTTCGTGCCGGATCATGGCGACCTGCGCCACCAGGCCTTGTCCTTGGCGCATTCTGCAGGTCACGAGGGCGTCCAAAAGACCCTGCACCGTCTCCGCGCTGATTTTTACATTCCAGGGGATGGCGTCCTGGTGCGAGCGTGTGTCACATGCCAGCGGAACAagacggagacgctccgtccggcgGGCTTACTGCAACCGCTGGACGTGCCGTCCCAAGTGTGGGCGgacatctccatggacttcatcgagggGCTGCCAAAGGTTGGCGGCAAGTCCGTCATCCTCACGGTGGTCGACCGTTTCTCCAAGTACGCGCACTTCATCGCCCTCGGCCATCCCTATACGGCGGCGTCCGTGGCACGCGCCTTCTTCGACGGCATCGTTCGCCTCCACGGGTTTCCGTCCTCCATCGTCAGTGATCGTGATCCGGTGTTCACGGGTCACGTCTGGAGGGACCTCTTTGGGTTGGCGGGCGTGAAGCTCCGCATGAGCACGGCGTTTCATCCTCAGACGGACGGCCAGTCCGAGGTCGTCAACAAGATCATCGCCATGTACCTGCGCTGCATCACCGGGGATCGTCCACGAGCTTGGGTGGACTGGCTAGCGTGGGTCGAGTACTGCTACAACACGTCCTAG